The Litchfieldia alkalitelluris genome has a window encoding:
- a CDS encoding GyrI-like domain-containing protein, which yields MTIKIVKRDSAHIIGMKIETLLKDTREQMIIPKLQQSFNKRLKEVNGAIDLPITYGIFIDPPNYNPAQDPFIWIAGVECSVDSEPPVGMISYTLPKATYAVLEYQGDIDNASVAYNELYEWIKDSDYEQEGLYGFEMYSTVHSSLDRRKAEFLLLFPIRLKNSN from the coding sequence ATGACTATCAAAATAGTTAAAAGAGATTCAGCTCATATTATAGGAATGAAGATAGAAACATTGTTGAAAGATACACGAGAACAAATGATTATTCCAAAACTCCAACAATCTTTTAATAAAAGACTGAAAGAGGTTAATGGTGCAATTGATCTTCCGATTACCTATGGAATTTTCATTGATCCTCCAAATTACAATCCTGCCCAAGATCCATTTATATGGATAGCTGGTGTTGAATGTAGTGTTGATTCAGAACCACCAGTCGGTATGATTTCTTATACACTTCCTAAAGCAACATATGCTGTTCTAGAATATCAAGGAGACATTGATAATGCCAGTGTTGCTTATAATGAGTTGTATGAATGGATAAAAGATTCAGACTATGAACAAGAAGGTTTATATGGATTCGAGATGTACTCGACAGTACATTCTTCCTTGGATCGAAGAAAGGCAGAGTTTTTGCTGCTTTTCCCAATTAGACTTAAAAATAGCAATTAA
- a CDS encoding YaiI/YqxD family protein yields the protein MKIYVDADACPVKDIIISEARNLEIPVILVTSFSHFSNAEQPSGVETIYVDAGADAADYRIVKLAEKGDIIVTQDYGLASLGLAKGMIVLHHKGFSYTNENIDQLLQTRYLSAMARKSGQRTKGPKPFTAEDREQFRELFKQVISSEN from the coding sequence ATGAAAATTTATGTGGATGCAGATGCTTGTCCGGTAAAAGATATTATAATATCGGAAGCAAGGAATTTAGAAATTCCGGTTATCCTTGTTACAAGCTTTTCTCATTTTTCTAATGCAGAACAGCCATCAGGAGTGGAAACCATTTATGTAGATGCTGGAGCAGATGCTGCAGATTATCGGATTGTAAAGTTAGCTGAAAAAGGAGATATTATTGTGACGCAAGATTATGGTCTTGCATCGCTAGGGTTAGCAAAAGGAATGATTGTCCTCCACCATAAGGGATTTAGTTATACAAATGAAAATATTGACCAATTATTGCAAACACGCTATTTAAGTGCAATGGCTCGAAAAAGCGGACAGCGAACAAAGGGACCAAAACCTTTTACAGCAGAAGATCGGGAGCAATTTAGGGAACTTTTTAAACAGGTTATTTCTAGTGAAAATTAG
- a CDS encoding DUF4362 domain-containing protein → MKKILFFTAILLFIFSGCQSNELSQGNESPSITKQNNIPEYVQSPEDVVNMHGDITNIDKFFAFIENVKQGFEDKIRVVTYTEEGDPMLHDLKYDGEVIQSTTDTRRDTFGSGNINTAICRSIDIKENEERTDYDLTGCDKTNRDNSILVIWK, encoded by the coding sequence ATGAAAAAGATTTTGTTTTTTACTGCGATATTGCTATTCATTTTTTCAGGATGCCAATCAAATGAGCTAAGTCAAGGGAATGAATCACCTTCTATTACAAAACAAAACAACATTCCTGAATATGTTCAATCACCAGAAGACGTTGTAAATATGCACGGAGATATTACAAACATAGATAAGTTCTTTGCATTTATAGAAAATGTAAAACAAGGTTTTGAAGATAAGATTAGAGTTGTAACGTACACTGAAGAAGGAGACCCAATGCTGCATGACCTTAAATATGACGGTGAAGTAATTCAATCAACCACAGATACAAGAAGGGATACATTTGGTTCTGGTAACATAAACACAGCAATTTGCAGATCAATAGATATTAAAGAGAACGAAGAAAGAACTGATTACGATTTGACAGGTTGTGACAAAACCAATAGAGATAATAGTATTTTAGTAATTTGGAAATGA
- a CDS encoding YkvA family protein: MLKKIKDWARNLKRQIYILYCAYKHPSVPWYAKLFTACVVAYAFSPIDLIPDFIPILGYLDDLILVPLGIMIGLKMIPKSVISDCEVKAEEMMKNGKPKNWIVGSIIVLIWGLIVIWALIKIYRLLS, encoded by the coding sequence ATGTTAAAAAAAATTAAGGATTGGGCAAGGAATTTAAAACGGCAGATATATATTCTTTACTGTGCTTATAAACATCCAAGTGTACCTTGGTATGCAAAACTATTTACGGCTTGTGTTGTAGCTTATGCATTCAGTCCGATTGACCTAATACCTGATTTTATACCCATTCTTGGCTACTTAGATGATTTAATTCTCGTTCCATTAGGGATAATGATTGGGCTAAAGATGATACCAAAGAGTGTAATATCTGACTGTGAAGTTAAGGCAGAAGAAATGATGAAAAACGGTAAGCCGAAGAATTGGATAGTCGGTTCAATAATAGTATTGATTTGGGGATTAATAGTGATTTGGGCTCTTATAAAAATTTATAGGTTATTAAGCTAA
- a CDS encoding CBO0543 family protein, whose amino-acid sequence MITKEHVLMTEEQGKRLNEILEEQEKVVSMWMDYWKDFSNVGTIPFWIIFLLLIIPLVVIYFKIDRTRIFQIGFYGFNIHTWFTYSDAIAMRTGFVYYPFQVIPIMPVNFALDASFVPVTFMLVYQWCINKNKNVFLYGVLTSALFSFFLKPLMAAWDLIHLDKGMNYFYLFLNYLLILTLAILITKLFIYLNHHPKVRKHL is encoded by the coding sequence TTGATTACAAAAGAACACGTATTGATGACAGAAGAGCAAGGAAAGAGGTTAAATGAAATATTAGAAGAACAGGAAAAAGTTGTTTCCATGTGGATGGACTATTGGAAGGACTTTTCCAATGTAGGTACGATCCCATTTTGGATCATTTTTTTATTGTTAATTATCCCTCTTGTTGTTATATACTTTAAAATTGACAGAACTAGAATTTTCCAAATAGGATTTTATGGTTTTAATATACATACATGGTTTACATATTCAGATGCTATTGCCATGAGAACAGGCTTTGTTTATTATCCGTTTCAGGTTATCCCTATTATGCCGGTTAATTTTGCTTTAGATGCTTCATTTGTTCCTGTTACATTTATGCTGGTATATCAGTGGTGTATCAACAAAAATAAGAATGTATTTCTTTATGGGGTGCTGACGAGTGCATTGTTCTCTTTTTTCCTTAAGCCATTAATGGCTGCATGGGATTTAATTCATCTTGATAAAGGTATGAATTATTTTTATCTATTTCTTAATTATCTCTTAATCCTTACTTTGGCGATATTAATAACAAAGTTATTTATCTACTTAAATCACCATCCAAAGGTGAGAAAACACCTATGA
- a CDS encoding disulfide oxidoreductase, translating into MTKVRQYFLYFAWVISLIATLGSLYFSEIRGFIPCELCWYQRILMYPLVLILGIGTFQNDSSVKRFVLPMAIIGWCISFFHYLQQKVPGFAEIKPCKSGVPCSAEYINWLGFITIPFLAFTAFSLIIVLMLINKKQH; encoded by the coding sequence ATGACAAAAGTTAGACAGTATTTCCTTTACTTTGCCTGGGTTATATCTCTAATTGCCACTTTAGGAAGTCTTTACTTTAGTGAAATACGTGGATTTATACCATGTGAACTATGTTGGTACCAACGGATTTTGATGTATCCACTAGTACTAATACTTGGTATTGGAACGTTTCAGAATGACTCATCTGTAAAAAGATTTGTTTTACCAATGGCCATTATTGGTTGGTGTATTTCTTTCTTTCATTATCTCCAACAAAAGGTGCCTGGATTTGCAGAAATCAAGCCTTGTAAAAGTGGTGTACCTTGTAGTGCTGAATATATTAACTGGCTTGGCTTTATCACGATCCCATTTTTAGCTTTTACTGCTTTTTCATTGATTATAGTATTGATGTTAATAAACAAGAAACAACATTAA
- a CDS encoding DsbA family protein, with amino-acid sequence MKQKQKQKGSPLKTVVFLTLIIFAILSVLLVVNSMKSDSNKNKTTFEKQPPIDGQPVLGDVNAPVTVVEFGDFKCPACKAWGESIYPQLINDYVNTGNVKFAYINVLFHGEQSKLGSLAAESVYKQSPESYWSFHKELFKAQPSDDHHALWITNDKIVEIASAFPDIDLQQLQEDITNQTELEELNKDTKLVEEYNVQLTPTIMVNGIMLEDPFDYEKIKSLIENELEGK; translated from the coding sequence ATGAAACAAAAACAGAAACAAAAAGGATCACCATTAAAAACTGTTGTCTTTCTAACTTTAATTATTTTTGCTATTTTATCAGTTTTACTTGTCGTAAACAGTATGAAATCAGATTCTAATAAAAATAAAACGACCTTTGAAAAACAACCGCCAATTGACGGGCAACCAGTCTTAGGTGATGTTAATGCACCAGTTACAGTTGTAGAATTTGGTGACTTTAAATGTCCTGCTTGTAAAGCGTGGGGTGAATCTATATATCCACAATTAATTAATGACTATGTAAATACAGGAAATGTGAAGTTTGCTTATATTAATGTATTATTTCACGGTGAACAATCGAAGCTAGGTTCTCTTGCAGCTGAATCAGTCTATAAACAAAGTCCAGAAAGCTATTGGTCGTTCCATAAAGAACTATTTAAAGCGCAACCTAGTGATGATCACCATGCATTATGGATAACAAATGATAAAATTGTAGAAATAGCAAGTGCCTTTCCTGACATTGATCTCCAACAACTTCAAGAGGATATAACTAATCAAACGGAGTTAGAAGAATTAAATAAAGATACAAAATTAGTAGAAGAGTATAATGTTCAGCTAACACCGACCATTATGGTGAATGGAATTATGCTTGAAGATCCATTTGATTATGAAAAGATTAAAAGTCTTATAGAAAACGAATTAGAAGGTAAATAG
- a CDS encoding copper resistance D family protein — MISWFSTSKENWLTFLKWFTPVAITCFLITIGTGLFLMTLVVDFKDYTDAWMLSYGQALLIKHLLIIPLLAFAFINSVLMRKRLSKDKEFNPKPWIKAESIILLFIFSATAALGQQSPPHDIETALATSGPARLFDLLYQGQIERGLNVVLSFNSISNSLLGLAVLFLAMTILSFVKKAPTAISFIMSIFMVLTFYLAIMLSVILN, encoded by the coding sequence GTGATAAGTTGGTTTTCAACAAGTAAAGAAAACTGGCTTACATTTTTAAAGTGGTTTACACCTGTTGCTATTACCTGTTTTCTTATTACTATAGGTACAGGGTTATTTTTAATGACCTTAGTCGTAGATTTTAAGGATTATACAGATGCATGGATGCTATCATATGGACAAGCTCTATTAATTAAGCATTTACTTATCATTCCATTACTTGCCTTTGCTTTTATCAATAGTGTTTTGATGAGAAAGCGACTGAGTAAAGATAAGGAATTCAATCCGAAACCATGGATTAAAGCTGAAAGTATTATACTTCTATTCATCTTTTCAGCTACCGCAGCTTTAGGACAACAGTCACCGCCACACGATATAGAGACTGCTCTCGCCACAAGTGGACCAGCAAGGTTATTTGATCTTCTTTATCAAGGGCAGATCGAACGTGGTCTAAATGTTGTTTTATCATTTAATAGTATAAGTAATAGTTTATTAGGGTTGGCCGTCTTATTTTTGGCAATGACTATATTGTCCTTTGTAAAAAAAGCACCTACGGCTATATCCTTTATTATGAGTATTTTTATGGTGCTAACTTTCTATCTAGCAATTATGTTAAGTGTGATTTTGAATTGA
- a CDS encoding copper resistance CopC family protein, with the protein MSQHIFAHSYLTESNPTDGEVIKERLQQLTLTFSTEIEQTSVVEVSHLDGSNVPLGKIEIDGNEIGTTFLQPLENGSYKVQWKIVGADGHPIEGEFSFTVDAPIEETPKEEKTEESSDEENQGTIEDKVSNDGKEENTQTEQSIPTYIFPSIVVALALVGIGCLWWLMRRK; encoded by the coding sequence TTGTCACAGCATATTTTTGCACATAGCTACCTAACCGAGTCAAACCCAACTGATGGTGAGGTCATAAAAGAACGCCTTCAGCAATTAACATTAACTTTCTCAACAGAGATTGAACAAACAAGTGTGGTTGAAGTGTCACATTTAGATGGATCCAATGTTCCTTTAGGGAAAATTGAAATTGACGGTAATGAAATAGGGACTACATTTCTGCAACCACTAGAGAATGGTAGTTATAAAGTTCAATGGAAAATCGTTGGGGCAGATGGGCATCCAATAGAAGGGGAGTTTTCGTTTACTGTAGATGCGCCAATTGAAGAAACACCAAAGGAAGAAAAAACTGAAGAAAGCTCTGATGAAGAGAATCAAGGTACAATAGAAGATAAAGTTTCAAATGATGGAAAAGAAGAAAATACACAAACAGAACAGAGTATACCGACATACATTTTCCCCTCAATTGTGGTAGCTTTAGCATTGGTTGGAATTGGTTGCTTGTGGTGGTTAATGAGGAGGAAATAA